A region of Rubidibacter lacunae KORDI 51-2 DNA encodes the following proteins:
- a CDS encoding aminotransferase class V-fold PLP-dependent enzyme encodes MIASEFDRHRQEFPSLDDKVFFNFGGQGPLPRAALDAIVDAYDKIQREGPFGESVNAWLQEQSALTRQAIAAELGTSAAAIALTENVTAGCNIALWGTHWQAGDRVLLTDCEHPGIIAAVQEISARFGVAIDVCSVLDTLNDGDPVVTIARGLQDKTRMVVLSHLLWNTGQVLPLAAISALCRDRGVRVMVDAAQSVGSLPLDLDAIGADYYAFTGHKWLCGPAGVGGLFVRPEILSELSPTFIGWRGITIDRGGQPTGWQPDSRRYELATSAYPQYIGLSAAIATHNRWGTPAERYARICDLSEHLWERLSELGGLRCLRSRPPEAGLVSFQLESGKHARLVRSLENDGFFLRTIAHPDCVRACTHYLTREDEIDRLVEAIGKRL; translated from the coding sequence GATGCGATTGTTGACGCCTACGACAAAATCCAGCGCGAGGGTCCGTTTGGCGAAAGCGTGAATGCCTGGTTGCAGGAGCAATCGGCGCTGACCCGGCAGGCGATCGCGGCCGAACTCGGCACGTCTGCAGCAGCGATCGCGCTGACGGAAAACGTGACGGCAGGCTGTAACATCGCCCTGTGGGGCACGCACTGGCAAGCAGGGGATCGCGTGCTGCTGACTGACTGTGAGCATCCGGGCATCATTGCGGCGGTGCAGGAGATTTCCGCGCGCTTCGGCGTTGCGATCGACGTTTGTTCGGTGCTCGACACGCTCAACGACGGCGATCCAGTCGTGACGATTGCGCGGGGGCTGCAGGACAAGACGCGCATGGTGGTGCTGTCGCACCTCCTGTGGAATACGGGGCAAGTGCTGCCGCTGGCGGCGATCTCGGCACTGTGTCGCGATCGCGGCGTGCGGGTAATGGTGGATGCAGCCCAGTCAGTGGGCTCGTTGCCATTGGATCTGGATGCGATCGGCGCGGATTATTACGCCTTCACCGGACACAAGTGGCTCTGCGGTCCGGCTGGGGTCGGGGGACTGTTCGTGCGTCCAGAAATCCTCTCGGAGCTGTCGCCAACGTTCATCGGCTGGCGCGGTATCACGATAGATCGCGGCGGACAACCAACCGGCTGGCAGCCCGACTCGCGACGCTACGAATTGGCGACGTCAGCTTACCCGCAATACATCGGACTCAGTGCCGCGATCGCCACGCACAATCGTTGGGGAACGCCCGCCGAGCGGTACGCGCGCATCTGCGACCTGAGCGAGCACTTGTGGGAACGCTTGTCGGAACTCGGTGGCCTCCGCTGCTTGCGATCGCGGCCGCCGGAAGCCGGATTGGTGTCGTTCCAGCTTGAGAGTGGCAAACATGCCCGACTCGTGCGATCGCTCGAAAACGACGGATTCTTCCTCCGCACAATCGCCCATCCCGACTGCGTCCGCGCCTGCACCCATTACCTCACCCGCGAGGACGAGATCGACCGATTGGTCGAGGCGATCGGCAAGCGACTGTAG